In the genome of Erpetoichthys calabaricus chromosome 18, fErpCal1.3, whole genome shotgun sequence, the window TGTTACAGTATCGTTTAGGCTGAACCTTAAGAAAGGACTTCCAGATTAAAGGTACAACCACCATTATAAGCAAGACCAATATGTTAGACCAAAGCCAaagacattttttacatttacatttatttgcttagctgaCACTTTTATACTAAGGGATTTCCTAAAGagatcaacataatcaagtaaccaTCAATCTGGGGGACTGTTCAGGGGAAAGTGTTATAGTACAAAGTTACAAAATTAATCACcagaagtgaagagctcagaacagaacacaagcgaGTTACAAAAACCTATTGACTAATGctagttgcagtagtccagatgtgactaAAGCTTTGACCAGGAGTTGGGCTACATACTCTGTCAAATATGCTCTGACCTTGTAgatgttgtatagagtgaatctgtaTGAACAAGAGAGAGTTGCAATGTGCTCAGTGAAGGAGAGCTGATCATCAATCACAACGCTATGTGTTAGCGATAATTAGCCTAGCTGTAACGACAGGCGAGCAGTGAGAACAAGGTCTATCTTTGCCAGGCTGAGCTGAAGATGGTGTTCATTCGTGTAGGTTGCGACATCAGTGAGACAATCACAGATTTTAGCCAATATCATGTGGCCCTCCTGAAGAGATAATTAAGTTTAAAACCAAAACTTGAAATCAATTTCCAATCCAAGCTTTGAACTTCACGTAGAATCGTGTTTGTGTTTTATCCAATCCAGCCAAACCTGGTGCCAGTTTCAAGCACAGATAAACAGATgagtgtcaggaagggcatccaacTACAAAATTTTAACCAAAACCTTAACGATGGAATCAGTCCAATCAGCTTCGGAAAATGCTAGGGCGTACCCTGTAGGCGAATCGCAGGAACCTCATCTGACCCCCATGCAAAGTGAGTGAGGGCTACCAGGCCAAAGGGGATGGACCAGCTAAAGAAGTTAGTACAGAAGAAGCAGAAGATAAAGACAACAGAGGAGGGGAAAGAAAAGGGTTAGTTGAAGGTAAGAGCGAGGACCCTGAATGTTGGGACAATATCTAGGAAAGAAAGGATGTTGGCAGATTCGATGGTAAGGAGGAACGTGGGAATGTAGTATGTGCAGGAAACTAGATGGACAGGTAGTTTCTTAAAGAAATGAACCCATGACAAAagtataaaattaaattgaaaagataaaaaaaagcaagaaatcaaAGAATAAAGCCATCAACAAACAGGAGTAATAAACTCACTGAAGAAAAAATTCAACATGTGAACAAATAATAACTAAACACGCAACATGAGATGGAGGGGCGTTTtctgttccttattcctcaacgttgcattaaatgcattgtacttctggctgaGTGCTCAATGGTTGTCAGCTCACGAAGCCCACCCCTACAActtcagacaaaattaaacctgTGAGATTGGGTCAGGACACATCGCTGGCTGGCTGGACTGCATTGCTGGGCATGTCAAACTATGCAACTGGTGATCACAGGGGCACGCTGCACTGCGTCTGCTTCCGACTCGCCAAGGTTATGTAAATGGACCCTGCAATTGAATATGCTGGAAAAATTGTATATCGTGACAGAGCTTAAACCAAAGCACATCACAAAAGTCTCAACTAATGGCAGCGATCTGCGCTTTCTGAGTTTATTTTATACCTCTTGAAGTGATTCCTACTTCATTTCTAAATTTCTACTGAAATCTTCATTCTCAGGGAGAAGTAGGCtacttaaaaatgtcaaaaacaaagaCTTAAAAGAACAAGTTATTAAATCAGAGAGAGGCCAGACAAAGTGCAAATGTTCCGTATGGTGTGATAACCtcagcacaaaaataaaaatggacagtccaaaatcaagaaagaaatttattaaacaatgcaaAGAATAAAAGATGTCCCCTTTTGTATTTCCCACTTTATATGAAGCTGCCCAGTGGTAGCATTCCAGCAGGTGATGGACAGAAGCAGTGACCTGCACCACCAGGCCACACTAGGTGCCACGTCACACTGCTCAGCCCCCAACCCCCCAAATCAATGCACCTGACGCTGGGGTCTCGTGTCACTAGCAGACCTCATGAATACCAGTAGTGACTTGTGGCTTTGGCAAAAAAACAAAGACCATTCATTTAGGATTttctactttaaataaaaaatgcttccATTATGATAGCAAGGTAAAAGCATGTGTAGCTATAAAACCAAAGCCCCCCATCCCCATCCCTAACCCAACCTTGTAGGGAGTCCTTCAGAAAGCCAGAAATAAGCAACTAAAGCAGGTTGTGCATGGAGGTCCTCCATCCATTTTGCCTGAGATCCTCGCGGTTTATGGGTGAGAATGCCGGAGATTGTGCTGGCCATTCTTACTTTGGATGTCAGTTCTGGACATCCAGGGGGAGGTCAGCTAGTTTCCAAATACACTCTTGGCAGGCTTGTCCTTGGGTTTATCAAAGACCGTCTCACTCCCCTTCCTGGCGGCACTGAACACGGAGGGGGCCACAGTTCCTGCTTGCTCTGCCAAGAAAAAGAACAAGTGTTGCCGTTTAATCTGGGGGTCCAAACAACGACTCTCATACCCTGGGCATTATGCCAAAACAAAAGGCTGCTGCCGCAGACAGCTCCATACTAGATGTCACCCATCTTCAAAGGGCTTTACTAAAGATGGAATGGAAATGGGAGAGACTTCAGGAAATGCTGGCACAACTTAGAAGCCTAGATGTGTGCCAAGTTCTGTTCCACTAAATATCAAGGAGGTGACACTGACATCAGACTCGTAATGGTAGGCCTCGAAGGGTGCCTTGGCATCAGTGAGGCAGCTTGGCCATGTCAAAGTGATGAGTACACCCCAAGGAACCTATGAATTCATTACCACACTTTCACACAAGCACGTGCACTGTTGGACTGTTCAGTCCACCCAATTACATTCCATGTAACGTACAGCCAAGATGGGATTTGCATTAAACTGCCTTTCCTTTTCCTACACCCTTGTTTAATATGATAGGATTTGTCGTAGGCCACGTCCATCAAGACATcatctggtgcaaggcaggaatcgacCCTGTTCACGATAAGGAACATTCACTCATGTTGGGTCAATTCAGAAGCACTCGATAAACAATTATGCAGGTTTGGAATATGGGAAGGGGCACCCGGAATAAACCTGCATATCCACAATGGGCACTTGAATGCAAACTCTAGAGCAAGGATGTAAATCTCCGTTTTATTGAAGGACAAAAGTAACAGTTGATATACCCACTGCAGACCAAGGATATATCAAACAAGCAACTACCGTTGCATAACTCCTCATAAAACTTATATTCTGCCTGGCATTCTTCATGAAAATGTCATCCCTCTTGGGATGTGAAAGAATAATTTTAGAGTAATATAGCactatcttaaagaaatagcatgaagggttaataaatgtcagaaacatgTTCAAGTGCATCAGGAAACCAGGTAATGATCAAGTGAACGTCAAAGCAAAAAAGTAACacccaaaatgtactgaaagatggcGAAGAGATGGTTAAGATGTCAGCAGGTGTCCTGTGAACAACCAGATTGGCCATTTGTTAtttcacagaaatttcaagggtgaaGGCTCAACCCAAAAGGTATAAGAAgcagcaaaatataaaatgatacttttattttatgtaagtaaTTTGGGTGTAAatcaacaaaccaaccagagtaaatgtatacattgattgacactgttatgtaaGTTCAGTTGCTCATAAAATAAAACCTACAACTTTAATATTTTGACCATTCTCATCATGCTGTAACACACTCCTGCCTCAGCTGGGTGCTGCCAGTACAATAAGCGACAAGCTTGACGgacaagcttttctcctgcctgactACTGACTTCAAAAAGGGTTTATCAGACTTGTcttgttagaggataagtttctttctttaattaagttaTTGATTTCTATCACACTGTTCATTAATGCTGAGGTGTCGCcagttgcacggctgcacttgggtcctctggtcctgaggtggttcgcgtggtgggtgcagcaacacactgtattagtgcatgctcctgacccttctctctctctttattaagCTTTCTTGGACATTATAGAGGGTAATGAAAGCTACCAGCAGCCATTGTACCAACATCAGCATGGAGTGAAAAAATTACATCAGCGCATAAAGACAAGTTAGAGCAGCAATCTGGACATTTTTTAACTAAAGCTAAGTACATCCATATACACCTGCATTAATAATTGTCACAATCACATGGAAGTAGAccatatgaaaaaaaacaaaaaaaaaaaaaacgggtatAAACATGGTGAGGCGGACTTGTGGCTCTGAGGcaagggatctgtgccagcaattggaaggttgacgttaacctgcatccagccctgcaagcaggtcctccacaACTGTCCTATTCCATTCaaaccagtgtggtgctgaggtgtcactcgttTCAAGGCTGCACTCGGTTCCTCaggtttcatcgtgtggtgggtgagtTTTTGGAcgagttggttctttgtgctttgaaaaacttcctaatatttagaaaataaaacttcctaatatttagaaaataaaaatgaaatctttcaTGGATGGtaagctacctagcaggacactaacagattaaaacaaaagagACTTAGcatgtgtcattttaaaattaggacttactggtatttcacaaatctgttatcatctagtcACAGCTATTTACTGTATGAAGCCTGCTGCAGATCTAAATAAAGATCTTTCTGGAACGGTGTTATACGGTGTTCTCCAATTTGATGACATCCATGGCCAGGGCTGatgccaccattaaggcaaaacAGGCATTCtcctagggtgcagatcataaggggtGGGGGACCCAGCCACACGaattagctaccaaacagtcatataactgatttgtcctgttagacgatgtttctttctttaataagaaatTACATTTCAACCACAGTttgcgcactaataagcttggtctAAGGCACAAAATAACCTCACAGCAGCACTGTTCATGGCAGTGACGTCTCTGAACCCACAAACAGAGAGAAATAGCCAAAGCTACAGGATGGGTCCTCCTCATGTCTGTGGAGAGCTTCTGTTCGCATCAATGTGCTCTCAATAAAAGAAACTATACAAGATCACAGTTTTTCCCATAAAACAAGCATTGAACCAGATGCAGACAATCACAAACAATGACCATTGTATCTCAGCACATTTAGATGTACACCTACCACATTCTTTCATGACTTCATAGGTCTTGGACTTCACTTCTCCCTTCAGTCCCAGCTTATCCTTCGCACCTTTAATGTCCTCCTCTTTCATAGGTggcctcttctttttctttactccACCTTGCTGCTTGTCACAGAGACAGAATGAGACAGTGACAGAGTTTACATTTTTACCAATCTACGTTCATCGTTATGCAGTCACAGTCAAATTGTCGTTGGGTGCGGTGAGATAGAAAACCCCATACCCCTTAGAGCTGACAATATGATAAGGAGTACTGATGTAGTCAGGGAACTTTGTTTAACCCCCATCtcctaaaaattaaaatgaagcctgcgttttttttttttgtttaacgaAAAAACTTATGTTGGGCTCAGGATGCAGTTAAGGTGAAAGGGCACAAAACAAAGAGTCTCCCAAAAAAATGGAGTGCTGAACCAGTAAGCCAGGGGtccccagctctggtcctggaggtcagcagtggctgcagattttcatt includes:
- the LOC114668767 gene encoding musculoskeletal embryonic nuclear protein 1-like isoform X1, coding for MSQQGGVKKKKRPPMKEEDIKGAKDKLGLKGEVKSKTYEVMKECEQAGTVAPSVFSAARKGSETVFDKPKDKPAKSVFGN